The genome window TCGCATAATTAAACGTCATAGAACCCAATATCAACGGTAAATACTTAACATCCCACCAACTATAAAATATAAGAGACATCACAACAAGCCACGTCTTAGACGCAAGCGTTAACCTCAACCGATTCAATATAAAATAAACAACCAAACTTATCGGTAAAAATAAAAATATAAACTCATGTGAGTTAAATAGCATTCTTAATTAGCCCCTTCTGAAATCACTTGATTATATCAAATGGGATAAAATAAAAACATCTATATTTAATCAAACTTAACCTTCTCAAATATGCTTTTTGACGCCTTCCAGCTCCAATGGGTATCATCTGCATAATATACATCAAATTCACCCTTTTTTACATCTTCCAAAAGTATCGCCTTCGTGTCGATAAAAGCATATCTCTTTTCAAGTGGACGCAGTAGCTCAAAAAAAACACTTTTAGGATAGGGATTGTTAACAATATAATCACTATAAAGATTATACTTGTCCACCGCAGGCATAAAGTATAACTTTATCCCCTTTTTTGCAAGCATATCGGCAAAATGATTAAGGTTATCATTCAAAAGCTTTATAGTATGTTCTTTTGAATAGGGTATATTTTCTACATCCTGAAAAACAAAAAGAAGTTTGTCAGAGTTTTTAACGGAAAAAAAGGGCTTAGAAAGTTTTCTTACACATACCATTGAATCAAGAGGTCTATCTTTGAATTTGTAAAGGAAATAGAAGAGAATAAATTTTAAATTACCTGTATTAATAAAACTAACCTCTGGAAGTTTTCCCGAATAGGTCTTTCGTTTATAATACTCTTCAACATCATGCAAACTTACTTTTTCACCAAAATTCAAAGGCCTACCATACCAAAAGGCGCAAAACCTTTCTACAGTTTCAATTAACAAATACTTGGGTTTCACCTTATCTAAATATCCACTATTATAAAGGATAATTGCGGTTTCCAAGGGGCTTCTTTCAGAATACCTTTGCATATTTAAAACATTCAAATTATGTATTGAAGCTATCCAATCCTGATAAAATCTATCCCTGCCACCCCCTGCTCCTTGAGAAAAGGAATCTCCAATGGTAATCATATCTATAGGTCTTCCGTCGTAATCTACATTTTCAATATGCCTTTTTGGTAGAGTATCATAATTATTTCTATAATGTTTCGAATTAATTACATAACCCAACCTATCCAATCCACCATTGTAATATTTCTTATCAGTTAAAATATCTTCCGTCCAGAGTTTCCAGATTGCAAAATTAAATCCCGCATAAAATAAAACAATAGATAAAAATACAAGAGTAAACTTTTTATAAGGTCTCATTCCCATCCTCAGAAATTAAAATAGAGGAACTCACTTATTCTTCCCATACTTGTTAAAGCCCAGATAGTTATGACTAACACAAAAAGTAAATGTTTTAAATCAGGTTTGAAATCTTCAACCGCCTCATTTGAGTTTTTTACTACGACACAAAAAAGAGTAAAGAAAAGGATATAAAAAATCGGATCCCCATG of Calditerrivibrio sp. contains these proteins:
- a CDS encoding MBOAT family protein; the encoded protein is MLFNSHEFIFLFLPISLVVYFILNRLRLTLASKTWLVVMSLIFYSWWDVKYLPLILGSMTFNYA